One window of the Ananas comosus cultivar F153 linkage group 21, ASM154086v1, whole genome shotgun sequence genome contains the following:
- the LOC109726358 gene encoding uncharacterized protein LOC109726358 encodes MAKVEEVVIVGGGIAGLATAVALQRVGRRDIVVLEGHSELRATGAAISIFPNGWYALSALGVAHKLEPYYLPFQISRITDLATGDTQELYFAGSAHRGEAGVRAMHGKALLEALAEELPPGTIRFCSKVVSIKSGGSSNFTSLHLEDGSIIRAKLLIGCDGVHSVVAQWLGLSAPISSGRSAVRGLAVFPEGHGLETVFRQYLGEGIRAGYVPLNSKEVYWFLINYSTSSEREIAGRPELILREVTENLARGFPSDYADVVRRSDPATLTWAPLSLRAPWAVLLRRAHLTLPTRIGANANAAAAATVAGDAFHAMTPDTAQGGSAALEDAVALARCVGADAGGGGAAAVGRYVAERRWRAAGLVAGAYVAGWVQQGGGGGARAGVWAWLVKWFRDWVFYRFIFPRILDAAWYNCGDLTPPL; translated from the exons ATGGCGAAGGTAGAGGAGGTGGTGATTGTTGGTGGCGGGATCGCGGGGCTGGCGACGGCGGTGGCTCTGCAGCGAGTCGGCCGGCGTGACATCGTAGTGCTGGAGGGCCACTCGGAGCTCCGCGCCACTGGGGCCGCCATCTCTATCTTCCCCAACGGATGGTACGCCCTCTCGGCTCTCGGTGTCGCGCACAAGCTTGAGCCCTACTACCTTCCCTTCcaaat ATCCCGCATTACGGATCTCGCGACCGGAGATACGCAGGAGTTGTACTTCGCTGGATCGGCCCATAG GGGAGAAGCAGGGGTGAGGGCTATGCACGGGAAAGCTTTGTTGGAAGCACTTGCTGAGGAGCTACCACCTGGAACTATAAGATTCTGTTCAAAAGTAGTTTCCATTAAGAGTGGAGGTTCCTCAAATTTCACATCCTTGCATTTGGAGGATGGATCCATTATCAGAGCTAAG TTGTTGATAGGATGCGACGGTGTCCATTCGGTCGTCGCACAATGGTTGGGACTCTCTGCACCGATTAGCTCAGGCCGGTCAGCTGTTAGAGGGCTTGCAGTGTTTCCTGAAGGTCATGGGTTGGAAACAGTGTTCCGGCAATACTTGGGAGAGGGCATTAGGGCTGGATATGTTCCACTCAATTCAAAGGAGGTCTATTGGTTTCTGATAAACTATTCAACTTCATCAG AGAGGGAGATCGCGGGGAGGCCGGAGCTCATTCTCCGGGAAGTGACGGAGAATCTGGCGAGGGGCTTCCCCTCGGACTACGCCGACGTGGTGCGCCGCTCCGACCCCGCCACGCTGACGTGGGCCCCGCTCTCGCTGCGCGCCCCGTGGGCCGTCCTCCTGCGCCGGGCCCACCTCACCCTCCCCACCCGCATTGGCGCGAACGCGAACGCGGCCGCGGCGGCCACGGTGGCGGGGGACGCGTTCCACGCGATGACCCCGGACACGGCGCAGGGCGGGAGCGCGGCGCTGGAGGACGCGGTGGCGCTGGCGCGCTGCGTCGGCGCGGACGCggggggcggcggcgcggccGCGGTGGGGAGGTACGTGGCGGAGCGGCGGTGGCGCGCGGCGGGGCTCGTGGCGGGAGCCTACGTGGCGGGGTGGGTCCAgcagggcggcggcggtggggccCGCGCCGGGGTGTGGGCGTGGCTCGTCAAGTGGTTCAGGGACTGGGTCTTCTACCGCTTCATCTTCCCCAGGATTTTGGACGCCGCGTGGTATAACTGTGGTGATTTGACCCCTCCCCTGTAG
- the LOC109726722 gene encoding uncharacterized protein LOC109726722, which produces MGETLTLTLTLLLVVLLLPHSRAVPMAIIVPDPSSSSSSSPPPLAAPPPTAGGDLPALPSDHPASAAAAPNSVAVAGAAAPEGGGGVPFIGSNPAVPIPTGVTDSATILPLPSPRAGGNQVAGSSGPSIKEGTATMVLGVMLFSIGLVLECFLY; this is translated from the exons ATgggagaaaccctaaccctaaccctaaccctcctcctcgtcgtcctcctcctcccccattCTCGAGCTGTTCCCATGGCGATCATCGTCCccgacccctcctcctcctcatcctcctcgccgccgccgctcgccgCTCCGCCGCCCACCGCCGGCGGCGACCTCCCCGCCCTCCCTTCCGACCaccccgcctccgccgccgccgcgccgaactccgtcgccgtcgccggcgcAGCCGCGCCGGAGGGCGGCGGAGGGGTCCCGTTCATCGGCAGCAACCCGGCAGTGCCGATCCCGACGGGGGTCACGGATTCGGCCACTATCTTGCCGTTGCCGTCGCCGAGAGCCGGAGGAAATCAG GTGGCAGGATCATCGGGGCCGTCGATCAAAGAAGGAACGGCCACGATGGTGTTGGGGGTGATGCTATTCTCTATTGGTTTGGTGCTTGAGTGCTTCTTGTATTAG